ATGTACCAGTACGGGACGACCCGCGAACAACTGGCCGAAGTCGCCGTCGCCGCGCGCGCCTGGGCGCAATTGAATCCGCTGGCGTTTTCGCGAAAACCGCTGACCGTCGAAGACGTCATCGGCGCGACGATGATTTCCGATCCCTTGACCGTGCGCGATTGCTGCCTGGTCACCGACGGCGCGGGCGCCTATGTCGTCACCAGCGCGGCCAGGGCCAGGGACCGGCACGACAAGCCTATCTATGTCCTGGGCACCGGTCATGCGCATTGGCACCGCCAGATATCATGCATGCCGGATCTCACCGTGACACCGGCGGTGGACTCGGGACGGTCCGCATACGAGGAGGCCGGAGTGCGGCCATCCGACATCGACGTGGTGGAGCTCTACGACGCCTTCACCATCAATCCCATACTCTTCCTGGAGGACCTGGGATTTTGCCCGAAGGGGGAGGGCGGCCGTTTCATCGGCGGTGGAAGAATCGCGCCGGGCGGGGATTTTCCGCTCAACACGAACGGCGGCGGCCTGTCTTTCGGCCATCCCGGGATGTACAGCATTTTCCTGATCATCGAAGCCGTATCGCAATTGCGCCGCGAGGCGCAGGCGCGTCAAGTTGCGAAAGCCGACCTTGCGTTGGTTCATGGCAATGGCGGCGTCCTGTCCAGCCAGGCGACGGCCATTCTTTCGCACAGTCTGTGAGACCTTCATGAGTAAAGTCGTTGAATCACTGGCCCGGGCGGTCGAAGACCTGCCGGACGGCGCCACGGTATTGATCAGTGGGTTCGGCCTGTCCGGCCAACCGAGCGAGCTGATCGAGGCCGTGGTGGACCAGGGCGCCCGGGATCTTACGGTCGTCTGCAATAACGGCGGCACCGGGGAGGCCGGGCTGGCCCGCCTGATCAATCTGGGCAGGGTGCACAAGTTGATTGCTTCGTATCCTCGCGGGGCCAGCGCCCAGGCTTTCGAAACCGCGTTCGCGGCCGGCCGGCTGGAATTCGAATGCGTTCCGCAAGGTACGCTGGCCGAGCGTTTGCGTGCGGCCGGAGCAGGCTTGGGCGGCTTCTTCACGCCGACCGGCTATGGAACCCTGCTTGCAGCCGGGAAGGAAACCCGCATGATCGATGGCGTCGGCCATGTCTTCGAAAGTCCTTTGCGCGCCGACTTCGCGCTGGTCAAGGCCTACCGCGCGGACCCGCTGGGAAATCTCGTCTACCGCAAGGCCGGGCGCAACTTCGGGCCGCTCATGTGCATGGCGGCCAGGACGACGGTGGCGCAGGTCCATGCCCTGGTCGAAGCGGGAAATCTCGATCCCGAGCACATCGTCACGCCGGGAATCTTCGTGCAGCGGGTCGTCCCGCAAGCTGACGCATGGTATGAAGGGGCGAACGCATGATCCATCGATTTACGCGGACGGAAATCGCGCGGCGGGCCGCGGCCGATATCCCGGCCGGCTCTTACGTCAACCTGGGCATAGGCATGCCGGTGATGGCCCTGGATTTCTGGCGGCCCGGGGACGGCGTCACCGTGCACAGCGAAAACGGCATTCTCGGCATGCGGGCGCGCACGGAATCCGATCCGGAAGACCCGGACCTGACCAATGCGTCCAAGACCAGCGTGGCGCTCGCGCAAGGCGGCAGTTTCTTCCATCATGCCGATTCATTCGCCATGATGCGCGGCGGCCATCTCGACTATTGCCTGCTCGGGGCTTACCAGGTTTCCGAGCGCGGGGACCTGGCGAACTGGTCTCTCGGGGATCCGAATGTGGCGGCGGCCGTCGGCGGCGCGATGGATCTCGCGGTGGGAGCCAAGCGGGTTCACGTCCTGATGGAACACCTCACGCGCGACGGACATTCGCGTTTGCGGCGGGAGTGCAATCTTCCTTTGACGGGAATGGCCTGCGTGGACCGTATCTATACCGATCTGGCCGTTGTGGATGTGACGCCTGAAGGGTTTCTCGTGCGGGACATGGCGCCGGGGCTGAGCCGGCGCGAACTCGATACGGCGACGGATGCCCCGCTGCGTTACGCGGCGGAGCTGGACCATATCGCGTGAACGGGCAGGCTCGGATCAGTCCTTGATTCGTATGCCCGTGGTCTGGACGAGAGTGCGCCATTTATCCAGTTCGTCCAGCACGAACTGCCGGGTCTGGGCCAGGTCCCGGGGCGGCGTTGGTTCGCTCGACTGCTTGCGCAGGGTCTCCACCATTTCGGGCGCCTGCACGATGCGGGTGGTGGCCGCGTTGATTTTGGCGGCGATGTCCGGCGGCAGATTGGCGGGCGCGAAAAGGCCCAGCCACGTGTAGACGTCGAAGTCCTTGAAGCCGGACTCGGCCAGCGTGGGGATTTCGGGAAAGAGTTCGCTGCGGTGCGCGCTCGTCAACGCGATCGGGCGCAGCTTGCCGGCCGCGAGGAAAGGCGTCACCGTCACGGAGTCCATTACGGAGACCTGTATCTGCCCGGCGACGGTATCCGTGACCGCCGGCGCCGCGCCCCGATAAGGAACATGCACGAAAGGCGCGCCGCTTTCCTTGCGCAGGAGTTCGCCGGCCAGGTGGGTCGACCCGCCCGCGCCGGAGGTCGCATAGGGGACGCTCGTCTGCTTAC
This genomic interval from Bordetella genomosp. 10 contains the following:
- a CDS encoding acetyl-CoA acetyltransferase — its product is MKKSYRGAIAILGTGMAGLGDCGGRTEQEIIAQAAHAAVAASGLSMKQIDGIITSSLTSPWWVMRMAEYLGITPTFSDSTMFGGSSFIADLKVAAMAVEAGLCENVLVCYGANPRSVPSSSEINQMRATLDPQPFEHPYKPFNPVSSYALAASRHMYQYGTTREQLAEVAVAARAWAQLNPLAFSRKPLTVEDVIGATMISDPLTVRDCCLVTDGAGAYVVTSAARARDRHDKPIYVLGTGHAHWHRQISCMPDLTVTPAVDSGRSAYEEAGVRPSDIDVVELYDAFTINPILFLEDLGFCPKGEGGRFIGGGRIAPGGDFPLNTNGGGLSFGHPGMYSIFLIIEAVSQLRREAQARQVAKADLALVHGNGGVLSSQATAILSHSL
- a CDS encoding 3-oxoacid CoA-transferase subunit A — protein: MSKVVESLARAVEDLPDGATVLISGFGLSGQPSELIEAVVDQGARDLTVVCNNGGTGEAGLARLINLGRVHKLIASYPRGASAQAFETAFAAGRLEFECVPQGTLAERLRAAGAGLGGFFTPTGYGTLLAAGKETRMIDGVGHVFESPLRADFALVKAYRADPLGNLVYRKAGRNFGPLMCMAARTTVAQVHALVEAGNLDPEHIVTPGIFVQRVVPQADAWYEGANA
- a CDS encoding 3-oxoacid CoA-transferase subunit B; protein product: MIHRFTRTEIARRAAADIPAGSYVNLGIGMPVMALDFWRPGDGVTVHSENGILGMRARTESDPEDPDLTNASKTSVALAQGGSFFHHADSFAMMRGGHLDYCLLGAYQVSERGDLANWSLGDPNVAAAVGGAMDLAVGAKRVHVLMEHLTRDGHSRLRRECNLPLTGMACVDRIYTDLAVVDVTPEGFLVRDMAPGLSRRELDTATDAPLRYAAELDHIA
- a CDS encoding Bug family tripartite tricarboxylate transporter substrate binding protein, with product MLSPYMRRRLCAWLLPLASALSSVPATAHAAANDWPERPVTIVVGYAPGGMTDIVSRLLAKELTATFKQNFIVENKAGAAGQVATEYVARRPADGYTLLITATGYVISPFTQQHVNYDPAKDLLPLAALVQTPNMIVVNPGIPPRTPAEFLEWARKQTSVPYATSGAGGSTHLAGELLRKESGAPFVHVPYRGAAPAVTDTVAGQIQVSVMDSVTVTPFLAAGKLRPIALTSAHRSELFPEIPTLAESGFKDFDVYTWLGLFAPANLPPDIAAKINAATTRIVQAPEMVETLRKQSSEPTPPRDLAQTRQFVLDELDKWRTLVQTTGIRIKD